The DNA window ATCACAGATGCAAAAATTATGTGatcctgcttttcctctgctGCGCTGAAGCCATTCtgcctcaggaaaaaaacttcattTGTGATGATAAATGAGAAGACCAACAATGGAGTTCAAAATACCTTGCACTcattcacagaagaaaaaaaattcctcctgGCTCGTTTCTTCGCGTGATTCACTGCAGTCCGGACCGCACACTCGAAGACTTGCTGGACTCCCCTGTTGGTCAGGGACGAGCATTCCACATAGCCCTTGGCTCGGATGTCCTTGGCAAGCCGCTTCCCATGTACTGGACTGATACAGCCAGTGCTATGAGGTCCCGTTTCTCTTAGGTCAATTTGGGTACCTACCACTAAAATTGGGATTCTGGGCAAGTGGGTCCTGATCTCTGTCACCCATTTGTTCCTCAAGCTGAGGAAGGAGTTGCGATTGGCCACTGAGTAGCACAATAAAACCACGTCTGCTTGCTCGTAAGAAAGGGGGCGGATGCCTCTGAAGGAATCACTGCCAGCAGTGTCCCAGAGGCCTAAACTGATCTGGACACCATCCAAGAAAACGTCCACCCCTGTGTTTTCATAAACAGTTGGCCGGTACGTGTCCGGAAATGTCTCTGAGGTGAAACGCAGCAGCAGTGCCGTTTTCCCAACAGCAGTGTCCCCCACCAAAACACATTTGACTGAGTCCAGCATTTCCTCAAAGCTTCTGTTTTCTAGAAGAGAATCTAGAAGTACAATTCCTCATGAGTCGCTGTTGTGTGGGTCATTCAGGAGGAATCCATCCAAGCTGGTTTCAGAGTTTCAGAGAAGGAATCAAGTGTTCTTTTTTCCCCCGTAGAATTCAATATTTGAACGGGTCACAGAATATGTCTACAAAAGTAATTTTTAGATCTGTCATTTTTGTTGTAAGTCAACATATCATTTATTAGGATTATTATTTCTCCcgccttcttttttaaagtacttATGAGAGTACAGTTTCCCCCTCTGTCGCACATATTTTATAAGACCTTTTACAACAGGAGTTGGAAACAtttggttctccagatgctgttgaacAGCAATGCTCATCAACTGGCATAGGCACTGGTGGGGAAGAAAATGGGCTGCAGCActaaacacctggagggccacattttctcctcctgccttggaACAATGTTTCTTAAAACAGCAGGAAACCTCCATCTAGAGGCAATACTAAAATCCTGGAGGGAGCACGATGAAAACTACAGCAACAGTCCAGCGGTCTCAACACAAAGGAGAAAACTACACTAAACTAGCACTACTCAAACAAGATCACTCACCACCAAAAGCTTGAATGATGGGTGACCGCTAATGACTACAGCAGTGTCTCTAGTTCAGGAGTGAGCGATGTGTGACTGCCAGACactgttagactgcaactccaaTAATCAGCCTTCACCATTTGTTTCGAATGACTAGGGCTAAGGGGGTGTGGAGTGCCACATCATTTGAGCAGCTACCAATTTCCCATCCCTGAGCTATATTGACCCACTGTAGGTCTTCAGAATGTCAGATAAGAGTATTTTCCCTGCTCAGCCTTTGAGGTAATACGGAATTTCCCTTCCAGTGTTTCTTCCCACAGATAGAGCTACACTAGGAATGTTGACTAACATACATTCCCCCAATATGGCCATTTACTGCTAACTGTGAGCGACTTCTACTTTCTACCTCTATTTTAAACTCTCAGATAAAGGAGAAAAGTACAAGATGTGCAGAGTCAATTGTCCTCTTGTCATAAGAATATTAAGTACTTCCATGTATTTTACCAGAGACCTCTGAACAAGACTGTACTTAATGTAACAGAAAATTATTAGGCCCAATTTAATGTTTATATCTTTGTTTTCTAACCAGTTTCCCTACTGGTCTCTCCTTTACCATAGTCATTTTTAATATCAAAGGCTTAAATCCAATCTCTCACTAGAAGCCATCTATGTTGCTGAgacttcctcccctcccctgcaaccCTCTTCACCACCTGAAAAACTGGGAAGGGTGTAACAAGAACTTCGTGTTCTGTCAACAGAGCAATGCTGCTGCGCACAGGACATTGATTTTCAACCTGAGGCATGCATATCCTCAAATGTCATGCAAACACCTCTACCCACAAGAGAGCCAATAAAATTCAGAAGTATAAAGTTGCCGGGGAACATGGGGTTTTTGAATTATagctggccatgctgcctggggatttCTGTGAATTCTGAGACTCAAAACatatcttttcctctttcctctctgttttcctcttgccttcaacaaTAACAGCACTGTTCAATGGTCCCCTTTTGCTTTATAAAGTGGCAGAATCTTACCTAGTAGAATGCGATGGTTTGCAGGTGCTGTCATCTTCTCATGAAGAAATCAAGCTGGGAACAAGAAGTGGAACAATTCAGCCAACAgtcattttgttttctccagaTGCCTGATGAAGTACTGCTAAAAGAGCTTTTGGGACGGCTGATGCCCCTGACTGGGTCTGTTGTTTTGCCGCTAGCTGTTCCTCTGAATCAGgtagttaaaacaacaacaacaacaacccttacAGAGAGCTTCCTATCCACCCTGGTGACTTCCACTCTGATCGACCTGACAGTTCTTATAAGATAGCTGTTGCATCAGAAGATATTTCCTGGAAGGCAATACATGCAATACGAGGAGTTCAGAGTTAGAGACTGACTACACGGGCATTTAACTGTCTGTTTGCTGCAAGAATGGGCTGGTTCCCCAGTAAAGACAGCGACCAGGTGACATCTTTGCTGGAGTGAGCCCATCCACCTCCGCAGTGTTCCTAAATACACCTTTCTGGCCCTTGTCagaggcttctatttttttttatttgtgtatgtgtgggggggggggaagtgttctGGTTTAGGTTGATTCCAGTGCATGTGATCCCTggatttgccaatattctgaagtgttttaataagcaagccactgcagtatattggcaaattaaatacttccttggCTCCATGGAACTGTGTCGTTTCCAAAGGCAGCTTGAGGAGGCTGCCTTTCAAAAGCTGAACCCTCCTGCATGTCCATGCAGCTGCATctgtgtctgcctgcctgcctgcctttgtgcgtacatggggggggggagggcttgtcTTGTCTTTTAAAAGGGTCACGTGGGGCAGCAGCGGAGACAAAAAGAGACCAGGGGGTGGgggttttatttgcttttctcttaaaaaatcagtcag is part of the Pogona vitticeps strain Pit_001003342236 chromosome 5, PviZW2.1, whole genome shotgun sequence genome and encodes:
- the RHOH gene encoding rho-related GTP-binding protein RhoH — translated: MLDSVKCVLVGDTAVGKTALLLRFTSETFPDTYRPTVYENTGVDVFLDGVQISLGLWDTAGSDSFRGIRPLSYEQADVVLLCYSVANRNSFLSLRNKWVTEIRTHLPRIPILVVGTQIDLRETGPHSTGCISPVHGKRLAKDIRAKGYVECSSLTNRGVQQVFECAVRTAVNHAKKRARRNFFSSVNECKVF